One part of the Sphingopyxis sp. PAMC25046 genome encodes these proteins:
- a CDS encoding M13-type metalloendopeptidase, with translation MIHLKLTSPLLATAALGALMLAAVPATAQEQPAPAAKPEIGDFGFDLSGMDKSVQPGDDFYAYANGTWAKNTQIPADKSNYGMFTALADLSQKRTQEILEAAKADPNSMIGRAYASYLDAPAVEAKGLAPIQPWLNKIRAVDKAGLAKLLAEADRSGVQHFFGGYVGQDDKNPEVYIYTMFQGGIGMPDRDFYLKENERNTKLQAAYLKHLENVLSLAGEEDAAARAKAIYDFEKRVATVHWDKNDSSDATKVYNKMTIAELAQAAPGFDWAIFIRGIGVNEDSILVSQPSAFTGEAKLLADAPIGVIRDMLVVRSLDGFSDVLPDAVAQEAFSFYGTALSGTPQMQERWKRAVDFTTGNMGEAVGKDYVAKYFPPETKAAMDVLVKNVLAALDTRITNLTWMQPETKVKAKKKLANFTTKIGYPDRWKDYSKLAIKTGDLFGNALRSNQFAHDDNISRLGGPIRRWEWGMTPMTVNAYANFGMNEIVFPAAILQPPFFDPHADGAINYGGIGAVIGHEISHHFDDQGAKYDETGKLADWWTPADVAAFEAAGKALVAQYDAYEVLPGEKLDGTFTLGENIGDLAGLTIAYDAYKKSLGGKAAPVIDGLTGDQRFFLGWAQVWRRNYREQNLSQRITTDPHSPSIQRTWVSRNLDPWYKAYQIKQGQKLYLEPKDRVRIW, from the coding sequence ATGATTCACTTGAAACTCACTTCGCCGCTGCTGGCGACCGCCGCGCTTGGTGCGCTGATGCTCGCCGCCGTCCCGGCTACCGCGCAGGAACAGCCTGCGCCCGCCGCCAAGCCCGAAATCGGCGACTTCGGCTTCGATCTTTCGGGCATGGACAAGAGCGTCCAGCCGGGCGACGATTTCTATGCCTATGCCAACGGCACCTGGGCCAAGAACACGCAGATCCCGGCCGACAAGTCGAACTACGGCATGTTCACCGCTCTCGCCGACCTTTCGCAGAAGCGCACGCAGGAAATCCTCGAAGCGGCGAAGGCCGACCCGAACAGCATGATCGGGCGCGCCTATGCCTCCTATCTCGACGCGCCGGCGGTCGAGGCAAAGGGCCTCGCGCCGATCCAGCCCTGGCTGAACAAAATCCGCGCTGTCGACAAGGCTGGCCTCGCCAAGCTCCTCGCCGAAGCCGACCGCAGCGGCGTGCAGCATTTCTTCGGTGGCTATGTTGGACAGGACGACAAGAATCCCGAGGTTTACATCTATACGATGTTTCAGGGCGGCATCGGCATGCCCGACCGCGACTTCTACCTGAAGGAGAATGAGCGGAACACCAAGCTGCAGGCTGCCTATCTGAAGCATCTCGAAAATGTCCTGAGCCTCGCCGGCGAAGAGGATGCCGCGGCGCGCGCCAAGGCGATCTACGACTTCGAAAAGCGGGTCGCGACCGTCCATTGGGACAAGAACGACAGCAGCGACGCGACCAAGGTCTATAACAAGATGACGATCGCCGAGCTGGCGCAGGCCGCGCCCGGTTTTGACTGGGCGATCTTCATTCGCGGCATCGGAGTCAATGAGGATTCGATCCTCGTGTCGCAGCCGAGCGCCTTCACCGGCGAGGCGAAGCTGCTCGCCGATGCGCCGATCGGCGTGATCCGCGACATGCTGGTCGTGCGTAGCCTCGACGGCTTTTCGGACGTGCTGCCCGATGCGGTCGCGCAGGAGGCTTTCTCCTTTTACGGCACCGCGCTGTCCGGCACGCCGCAGATGCAGGAGCGCTGGAAGCGCGCGGTCGACTTCACCACGGGCAATATGGGTGAAGCCGTCGGCAAGGATTATGTCGCCAAATATTTCCCGCCCGAAACCAAGGCGGCGATGGACGTGCTCGTCAAGAATGTGCTCGCCGCGCTCGACACACGCATCACCAATCTGACGTGGATGCAGCCCGAAACAAAGGTGAAGGCGAAGAAGAAGCTCGCCAATTTCACCACCAAAATCGGCTATCCCGATCGTTGGAAAGATTATAGCAAGCTCGCAATCAAGACCGGCGACCTGTTCGGTAACGCGCTCCGCTCGAACCAGTTCGCGCACGACGACAATATCAGCCGCCTCGGCGGCCCGATCCGCCGCTGGGAGTGGGGGATGACCCCGATGACGGTCAACGCCTATGCCAATTTCGGGATGAACGAGATTGTCTTTCCCGCCGCGATCCTCCAGCCGCCCTTCTTCGACCCCCACGCTGACGGTGCGATCAACTATGGAGGCATCGGCGCGGTGATCGGCCACGAAATCAGCCATCATTTCGACGATCAGGGCGCGAAATATGACGAGACGGGCAAGCTCGCCGACTGGTGGACTCCGGCCGACGTCGCGGCGTTCGAGGCAGCGGGCAAGGCGCTGGTCGCGCAATATGACGCCTATGAAGTGCTTCCGGGCGAAAAGCTGGACGGCACCTTCACGCTGGGCGAGAATATCGGCGACCTCGCCGGCCTGACCATCGCCTATGATGCCTATAAAAAGTCGCTCGGCGGCAAGGCGGCGCCGGTGATCGACGGGCTGACCGGCGACCAGCGCTTCTTCCTCGGCTGGGC